A genomic segment from Necator americanus strain Aroian chromosome III, whole genome shotgun sequence encodes:
- a CDS encoding hypothetical protein (NECATOR_CHRIII.G10479.T1), whose protein sequence is MSEKSAADDFFGIEHMSSQFGAEEGERKEGSTAENREVEKAFTGLNLEKVDKQQSGTEFFDRAFFGEFKHERITCEQETNHSVDFFEENFFKKLPSESKIAVPFTKKVREQHLCEGVTEDHLQLEGRTVPVRTLRNLQEDVTGKKGQEKVVPPLEEYVENEVVGHRSEEVSGLHNIRSMITPIWRMNDEENSLVKSELKGSVSSGLVEQVSRCIVRGELSDSPLKITIPLIKAMKERDIKMMPLVTNKAVGEIFYVESECRTIKGNQYVSSVEVITHKEAPHQIRAHLALAGCPLIGDAKYSNSSPRPPRLSHRVLNLLGITDSQSRKIPMYLHLKQIHFPDASKSMKPMRLSAPLPEHFSWMLKKLKLLKLK, encoded by the exons ATGTCAGAGAAATCAGCGGCGGACGATTTCTTTGGCATAGAGCATATGTCTAGTCAGTTCGGAGCTGAGGAAGGAGAG CGGAAGGAAGGGAGCACAGCCGAAAACAGAGAAGTGGAGAAAGCGTTCACAGGACTTAATCTTGAGAAAGTCGATAAGCAGCAATCGGGAACTGAATTTTTCGACCGAGCATTTTTCGGCGAATTCAAGCAT GAACGAATTACCTGTGAGCAAGAAACTAACCATTCAGTTGACTTcttcgaggaaaatttttttaagaaactcCCTTCTGAGAG CAAAATTGCTGTACCGTTTACCAAAAAAGTTCGTGAGCAGCACTTATGTGAAGGTGTAACAGAAGATCACCTACAACTTGAAGGACGAACAGTTCCCGTCAGGACGTTACGTAATCTACAGGAAGACGTGACTGGGAAGAAAGGACAAGAAAAAGTCGTACCACCGTTAGAAGAATAcgttgaa AATGAAGTTGTTGGACACCGCTCTGAAGAGGTATCTGGTTTACACAATATTCGATCAATGATTACCCCTATTTGGAGAATGAATGACGAGGA GAACTCATTAGTGAAATCGGAGCTGAAAGGAAGTGTGAGTAGTGGATTGGTAGAACAAGTAAGCAG GTGTATTGTTCGTGGAGAACTTAGTGACTCACCATTGAAAATAACAATTCCTCTAATCAAAGCTATGAAGGAAAGGGACATAAAG ATGATGCCTTTGGTTACAAATAAGGCtgttggagaaattttctacgttGAGTCAGAGTGCCGCACCATAAAAGGAAACCAATACGTTTCTAGCGTCGAAGTAATCACACATAAAG AAGCTCCTCATCAAATACGTGCCCACCTGGCATTAGCAGGGTGTCCTCTTATTGGAGATGCCAAGTATAGTAACTCTTCACCTCGACCGCCCAG ATTATCTCATCGTGTGCTTAATCTGTTGGGGATCACAGATTCACAAAGTCGCAAAATCCCTATGTATCTCCATTTGAAGCAG ATTCACTTTCCGGACGCTTCAAAGTCAATGAAGCCCATGCGGTTGTCAGCCCCGCTTCCGGAACATTTTTCATGGATGTTGAAGAAACTGAAGCTTCTTAAGTTGAAATAA
- a CDS encoding hypothetical protein (NECATOR_CHRIII.G10478.T1), with product MSTSQEIQDSFDESLDLNSQGRNSCALKRHLESNSPGSHKKSYCVKRACNGIAPGPSSEAESSPLAKFSGFLTAGSNREIKVSETALVLARARLRSSVEDTCIEEKVLDSASSAPAQHLGFVTAGSNKAIHVSEAALELARRRLDSVPDVQLPTSGRVADEENLDPSVGTLLRRNSTYKRAVMLSGTPTTTRNPKNLINTSSSTPNMVKPNAGTTTSVPPLAGVSCAALSAFSCRVTCVRDLSNLMSPSVDFLGIVIKGGGPGEHSSEGVSVIELGDRYGESVSVELISSSIPPSISRGSVISIAGALVKRVEGAISLVSNDSSFVDFEPIDPEAQCLHRLFETGLFNEPPAEDLFFDSTSLRMIGRLNEYPGETSTIMARILGINLDKLVYLGCTVCKSSVSPNPKGAIDCQHCRNRKARYFYSLSVELADFSGIIDVILSTDAAEKLVGRPAGAMVRLNKQSLQSTLASLCYRPMLFRISMQNSKWFVDEWIHLDIPKFKPYLKKIAESKGYK from the exons ATGAGTACCTCGCAGGAAATTCAGGATTCTTTCGACGAGAGTTTGGATTT AAACTCTCAAGGTCGAAATTCTTGCGCGTTAAAAAGACATCTGGAGAGTAATTCGCCTGGTTCTCACAAGAAGTCATACTGTGTCAAAAG GGCATGTAATGGCATAGCCCCAGGGCCATCTTCTGAAG cgGAGTCAAGTCCACTAGCTAAATTCAGTGGGTTCCTCACCGCTGGATCAAATCGTGAAATCAAAGTCAGTGAAACAGCCCTCGTTTTGGCCCGGGCTCGTCTCCGTTCGTCAGTAGAAGACACAtgcattgaagaaaaagtcttggatag TGCATCAAGCGCTCCCGCCCAGCACTTAGGCTTCGTAACCGCAGGATCAAATAAGGCAATTCACGTGTCGGAAGCTGCTTTGGAATTAGCGAGACGTCGTTTAGATTCTGTTCCTGACGTGCAACTTCCAAC TTCCGGACGGGTGGCGGACGAGGAGAACCTTGATCCTTCTGTAGGAACATTATTGCGGAGAAATTCCACATACAAAAG AGCAGTCATGCTATCTGGTACGCCAACAACGACTAGAAATCCAAAGAATCTCATCAACACTAGTTCTTCAACGCCAAATATGGTTAAACCGAATGCTG GAACTACTACGAGCGTACCGCCACTTGCTGGAGTTAGTTGTGCTGCTCTGTCTGCGTTTTCCTGTCGAGTCACATGCGTTCGTGATCTATCGAATCTGATGTCACCTTCTGTTG ATTTCCTTGGTATTGTTATAAAAGGAGGAGGTCCTGGTGAGCACAGCTCTGAAGGGGTGTCCGTTATCGAA TTGGGAGACCGCTATGGTGAATCAGTGTCCGTTGAATTAATATCGAGTTCGATTCCTCCGAGCATTTCAAGAGGCTCTGTTATTTCTATAGCAGGGGCTTTGGTTAAGCGAGTTGAAG GGGCAATATCACTCGTATCAAATGATTCATCATTCGTAGATTTCGAACCGATTGATCCTGAAGCACAGTGCCTTCATCGGTTGTTCGAAACCGGATTGTTTAATGAGCCACCGGCCGAAGACTTGTTCT TTGACAGTACTTCTTTGCGCATGATTGGTCGTCTTAACGAGTACCCAGGAGAAACATCGACAATTATGGCAAGGATTCTCGGCATAAATTTGGACAAACTTGTCTACTTAGG ATGCACTGTCTGTAAATCATCGGTTAGCCCAAATCCGAAAGGAGCCATTGACTGCCAGCATTGCCGCAACAGAAAAGCTCGATATTTCTACTCGCTTAGT GTAGAACTGGCTGACTTCAGCGGCATAATTGATGTAATATTGTCCACCGATGCAGCCGAAAAATTGGTTGGCCGTCCTGCTGGTGCAATGGTGAGGCTGAATAAACAGTCACTGCAATCAAC GTTAGCCTCGCTCTGTTACCGCCCCATGCTGTTCCGCATATCGATGCAAAATTCGAAATGGTTTGTCGATGAATGGATACACTTGGATATTCCGAAGTTTAAGCCTTATCTAAAGAAAATAGCAGAGAGCAAAggttacaaataa
- a CDS encoding hypothetical protein (NECATOR_CHRIII.G10477.T2) gives MSGKKQHGGHGHSHGGDDKCCDHNHAGDAHGEGSSEQNSFPSGADMQQMVKLAEQLQRVGFDMSQLDGGAAKLQEAKTKNFAFWSTQPVPQFDEGEPSNENNFIEPDLPAEKIRHEPYSLPESFVWSDVDLNDEKQLQELYTLLTENYVEDDDNMFRFDYSAAFLKWAVHMPGWLPQWHCGVRAKQSGRLLAFIAAVPQTIRVYGKERPMVEINFLCVHKKLRSKRVAPVLIREITRRVNQQKIFQAVYTAGVVIPKPVGVCRYWHRSLNPKKLIDVRFSHLSAKMTMARTIKLYKLPDNPATAGLRPLEKKDIPSAWKLLSEYLKQFSLAPVFTKKEFEHIFMPIEDVVYTYVVEAGGKVTDMLSFYSLPSSVMHHPVHKSIRAVYSFYNVATTVPFKQLMNDALIFAHKLGFDVFNALDLMENASILEELKFGIGDEDI, from the exons ATGTCAGGGAAGAAGCAGCATGGTGGTCATGGTCATTCTCATGGAGGTGATGACAAATGTTGTGACCATAACCATGCTGGAGATGCTCATGGTGAGGGTTCTTCGGAACAAAATAGCTTCCCCTCCGGAGCCGACATGCAACAG ATGGTGAAACTAGCCGAGCAACTTCAACGTGTCGGATTCGACATGTCTCAGCTTGATGGTGGGGCTGCAAAATTACAAGAGGCAaag ACGAAAAACTTTGCTTTTTGGAGTACCCAGCCGGTACCGCAATTCG ACGAGGGCGAACCCTCAAACGAAAATAATTTCATAGAGCCTGATCTTCCTGCGGAGAAA ATTCGGCATGAGCCGTATTCTTTACCGGAGTCATTCGTATGGAGTGATGTTGATTTGAATGATGAGAAACAGCTACAG GAATTGTATACGTTGTTGACGGAGAATTATGTTGAAGATGATGACAATATGTTCCGCTTCGACTATTCCGCTGCATTTCTCAAGTG ggCAGTGCACATGCCGGGATGGCTGCCACAGTGGCACTGTGGTGTGCGTGCAAAACAGAGTGGTCGTCTTCTCGCATTTATTGCTGCAGTACCGCAAACAATTCGGGTTTATGGCAAAGAACGACCTATGGTGGAGATCAACTTCCTTTGCGTTCACAAGAAACTCAG GTCGAAGCGGGTGGCTCCAGTGCTGATTCGCGAAATAACAAGGCGCGTAaatcaacagaaaatttttcaagctGTCTATACAGCCGGTGTTGTAATACCAAAACCAGTAGGAGTATGTAG GTACTGGCATCGTTCTCTCAATCCTAAGAAACTTATCGATGTACGGTTTTCTCACCTTTCAGCAAAAATGACTATGGCACGAactataaaactgtataagcTTCCAGAT AATCCTGCAACGGCTGGATTGAGACCGCTTGAGAAGAAGGACATTCCTTCAGCGTGGAAGTTATTGTCTGAGTATCTGAAACAGTTCTCTTTGGCGCCAGTCTTTACAAAGAAAGAATTCGAGCACATTTTCATGCCAATCGAAGACGTGGTGTACACTTATGTGGTAGAg gCTGGTGGAAAAGTGACAGACATGCTATCATTCTACTCGCTGCCATCATCTGTAATGCACCATCCAGTACACAAGAGTATTCGTGCTGTGTATTCATTCTACAACGTGGCTACGACCGTTCCTTTCAAGCAGCTTATGAATGACGCTCTTATTTTTGCCCATAAA CTCGGCTTTGACGTTTTCAATGCGTTGGATCTCATGGAGAACGCTTCTATCTTAGAAGAACTCAAATTTGGAATTGGCGACG AAG
- a CDS encoding hypothetical protein (NECATOR_CHRIII.G10478.T2), protein MSTSQEIQDSFDESLDLNSQGRNSCALKRHLESNSPGSHKKSYCVKRACNGIAPGPSSEAESSPLAKFSGFLTAGSNREIKVSETALVLARARLRSSVEDTCIEEKVLDSASSAPAQHLGFVTAGSNKAIHVSEAALELARRRLDSVPDVQLPTSGRVADEENLDPSVGTLLRRNSTYKSFRAVMLSGTPTTTRNPKNLINTSSSTPNMVKPNAGTTTSVPPLAGVSCAALSAFSCRVTCVRDLSNLMSPSVDFLGIVIKGGGPGEHSSEGVSVIELGDRYGESVSVELISSSIPPSISRGSVISIAGALVKRVEGAISLVSNDSSFVDFEPIDPEAQCLHRLFETGLFNEPPAEDLFFDSTSLRMIGRLNEYPGETSTIMARILGINLDKLVYLGCTVCKSSVSPNPKGAIDCQHCRNRKARYFYSLSVELADFSGIIDVILSTDAAEKLVGRPAGAMVRLNKQSLQSTLASLCYRPMLFRISMQNSKWFVDEWIHLDIPKFKPYLKKIAESKGYK, encoded by the exons ATGAGTACCTCGCAGGAAATTCAGGATTCTTTCGACGAGAGTTTGGATTT AAACTCTCAAGGTCGAAATTCTTGCGCGTTAAAAAGACATCTGGAGAGTAATTCGCCTGGTTCTCACAAGAAGTCATACTGTGTCAAAAG GGCATGTAATGGCATAGCCCCAGGGCCATCTTCTGAAG cgGAGTCAAGTCCACTAGCTAAATTCAGTGGGTTCCTCACCGCTGGATCAAATCGTGAAATCAAAGTCAGTGAAACAGCCCTCGTTTTGGCCCGGGCTCGTCTCCGTTCGTCAGTAGAAGACACAtgcattgaagaaaaagtcttggatag TGCATCAAGCGCTCCCGCCCAGCACTTAGGCTTCGTAACCGCAGGATCAAATAAGGCAATTCACGTGTCGGAAGCTGCTTTGGAATTAGCGAGACGTCGTTTAGATTCTGTTCCTGACGTGCAACTTCCAAC TTCCGGACGGGTGGCGGACGAGGAGAACCTTGATCCTTCTGTAGGAACATTATTGCGGAGAAATTCCACATACAAAAG TTTTAGAGCAGTCATGCTATCTGGTACGCCAACAACGACTAGAAATCCAAAGAATCTCATCAACACTAGTTCTTCAACGCCAAATATGGTTAAACCGAATGCTG GAACTACTACGAGCGTACCGCCACTTGCTGGAGTTAGTTGTGCTGCTCTGTCTGCGTTTTCCTGTCGAGTCACATGCGTTCGTGATCTATCGAATCTGATGTCACCTTCTGTTG ATTTCCTTGGTATTGTTATAAAAGGAGGAGGTCCTGGTGAGCACAGCTCTGAAGGGGTGTCCGTTATCGAA TTGGGAGACCGCTATGGTGAATCAGTGTCCGTTGAATTAATATCGAGTTCGATTCCTCCGAGCATTTCAAGAGGCTCTGTTATTTCTATAGCAGGGGCTTTGGTTAAGCGAGTTGAAG GGGCAATATCACTCGTATCAAATGATTCATCATTCGTAGATTTCGAACCGATTGATCCTGAAGCACAGTGCCTTCATCGGTTGTTCGAAACCGGATTGTTTAATGAGCCACCGGCCGAAGACTTGTTCT TTGACAGTACTTCTTTGCGCATGATTGGTCGTCTTAACGAGTACCCAGGAGAAACATCGACAATTATGGCAAGGATTCTCGGCATAAATTTGGACAAACTTGTCTACTTAGG ATGCACTGTCTGTAAATCATCGGTTAGCCCAAATCCGAAAGGAGCCATTGACTGCCAGCATTGCCGCAACAGAAAAGCTCGATATTTCTACTCGCTTAGT GTAGAACTGGCTGACTTCAGCGGCATAATTGATGTAATATTGTCCACCGATGCAGCCGAAAAATTGGTTGGCCGTCCTGCTGGTGCAATGGTGAGGCTGAATAAACAGTCACTGCAATCAAC GTTAGCCTCGCTCTGTTACCGCCCCATGCTGTTCCGCATATCGATGCAAAATTCGAAATGGTTTGTCGATGAATGGATACACTTGGATATTCCGAAGTTTAAGCCTTATCTAAAGAAAATAGCAGAGAGCAAAggttacaaataa
- a CDS encoding hypothetical protein (NECATOR_CHRIII.G10477.T1), with product MSGKKQHGGHGHSHGGDDKCCDHNHAGDAHGEGSSEQNSFPSGADMQQMVKLAEQLQRVGFDMSQLDGGAAKLQEAKTKNFAFWSTQPVPQFDEGEPSNENNFIEPDLPAEKIRHEPYSLPESFVWSDVDLNDEKQLQELYTLLTENYVEDDDNMFRFDYSAAFLKWAVHMPGWLPQWHCGVRAKQSGRLLAFIAAVPQTIRVYGKERPMVEINFLCVHKKLRSKRVAPVLIREITRRVNQQKIFQAVYTAGVVIPKPVGVCRYWHRSLNPKKLIDVRFSHLSAKMTMARTIKLYKLPDNPATAGLRPLEKKDIPSAWKLLSEYLKQFSLAPVFTKKEFEHIFMPIEDVVYTYVVEAGGKVTDMLSFYSLPSSVMHHPVHKSIRAVYSFYNVATTVPFKQLMNDALIFAHKLGFDVFNALDLMENASILEELKFGIGDGNLQYYLYNWRCPDMKPQQIGLVLQ from the exons ATGTCAGGGAAGAAGCAGCATGGTGGTCATGGTCATTCTCATGGAGGTGATGACAAATGTTGTGACCATAACCATGCTGGAGATGCTCATGGTGAGGGTTCTTCGGAACAAAATAGCTTCCCCTCCGGAGCCGACATGCAACAG ATGGTGAAACTAGCCGAGCAACTTCAACGTGTCGGATTCGACATGTCTCAGCTTGATGGTGGGGCTGCAAAATTACAAGAGGCAaag ACGAAAAACTTTGCTTTTTGGAGTACCCAGCCGGTACCGCAATTCG ACGAGGGCGAACCCTCAAACGAAAATAATTTCATAGAGCCTGATCTTCCTGCGGAGAAA ATTCGGCATGAGCCGTATTCTTTACCGGAGTCATTCGTATGGAGTGATGTTGATTTGAATGATGAGAAACAGCTACAG GAATTGTATACGTTGTTGACGGAGAATTATGTTGAAGATGATGACAATATGTTCCGCTTCGACTATTCCGCTGCATTTCTCAAGTG ggCAGTGCACATGCCGGGATGGCTGCCACAGTGGCACTGTGGTGTGCGTGCAAAACAGAGTGGTCGTCTTCTCGCATTTATTGCTGCAGTACCGCAAACAATTCGGGTTTATGGCAAAGAACGACCTATGGTGGAGATCAACTTCCTTTGCGTTCACAAGAAACTCAG GTCGAAGCGGGTGGCTCCAGTGCTGATTCGCGAAATAACAAGGCGCGTAaatcaacagaaaatttttcaagctGTCTATACAGCCGGTGTTGTAATACCAAAACCAGTAGGAGTATGTAG GTACTGGCATCGTTCTCTCAATCCTAAGAAACTTATCGATGTACGGTTTTCTCACCTTTCAGCAAAAATGACTATGGCACGAactataaaactgtataagcTTCCAGAT AATCCTGCAACGGCTGGATTGAGACCGCTTGAGAAGAAGGACATTCCTTCAGCGTGGAAGTTATTGTCTGAGTATCTGAAACAGTTCTCTTTGGCGCCAGTCTTTACAAAGAAAGAATTCGAGCACATTTTCATGCCAATCGAAGACGTGGTGTACACTTATGTGGTAGAg gCTGGTGGAAAAGTGACAGACATGCTATCATTCTACTCGCTGCCATCATCTGTAATGCACCATCCAGTACACAAGAGTATTCGTGCTGTGTATTCATTCTACAACGTGGCTACGACCGTTCCTTTCAAGCAGCTTATGAATGACGCTCTTATTTTTGCCCATAAA CTCGGCTTTGACGTTTTCAATGCGTTGGATCTCATGGAGAACGCTTCTATCTTAGAAGAACTCAAATTTGGAATTGGCGACGGTAACCTTCAGTACTATCTTTACAACTGGAGGTGTCCTGACATGAAACCGCAACAAATAGGACTAGTTTTGCAATAG
- a CDS encoding hypothetical protein (NECATOR_CHRIII.G10480.T1): MRARPVISIENYTIYCGDVDENKVGVRNDYKNLVEEFGSTSSRCAFLRLRDRRGRELWIVSAHAPTETAEDNSKDAFYDELNALMSKIPSQQVVIVGIDANAKMELEQQSDALGKWYYPAERTSDNGDRLVDLCEQTGLIIASTFKRNHRRHQLTWQGSTLLMPEQQRKRKMRTLKLQLDYVLARNIPQSDIRKSRAVWDVAFDSDHRPVLLSFKIRFNKRNRGVPLQPKIGMAGLKDDECRRKFRQRVSIHVGVRTRKKLSDADSFTKCIQDAAREMLPVLLPRKKFAFSSAETKSTYNSVCVARSAGDFNQEKRLRRKLRRQLQQDREWTSRAMELEKALEHRNPRRAYALLKQYSGKMKRCSHVLNTASGVAVGEATLPIWKEHFKTLLNRLAP; encoded by the coding sequence atgagagctcggcccgtcatcagcatcgaaaattacaccatatactgcggcgatgttgatgagaacaaagtaggtgtgaggaacgattacaagaacctggtggaggaatttggctcaacgtcgtctagatgcgcctttctacgactgcgggatcgcagaggacgtgaactctggatcgtaagtgctcacgcacctacggaaaccgctgaggacaacagtaaggacgccttctacgatgaactcaatgcgttgatgtctaaaataccaagccagcaggtggtcattgtcggaatcgacgcaaatgcgaagatggaactcgaacagcaatccgatgcgctaggaaaatggtattatccagcggagcgcacgtcggacaacggtgaccgtctggtcgacttgtgcgaacagacgggcctcatcatcgcttccacgtttaagaggaatcatcgacgccatcagctcacgtggcaggggtcaacccttttaatgCCTGAacagcagcgcaagcggaagatgaggactcttaaacttcagctcgactacgttctggcgaggaacattcctcagtcagatatccgaaaatctagagctgtttgggacgtcgcgttcgactctgaccaccgtccagttcttctcagcttcaagatacggttcaacaaaagaaaccgaggagttcctcttcaaccgaaaatcggcatggcaggtctgaaagacgatgaatgcagaagaaaattccgccaacgtgtgtctattcatgttggagtacggaccaggaagaagcttagcgatgcggattccttcacaaagtgcatccaggatgCTGCAAGGGAAatgctcccggttctattgccgcgaaagaagtttgccttttcatctgcggaaacaaaatccacatacaattctgtatgtgtcgcgcgcagcgctggtgacttcaaccaggaaaagcgtcttagaaggaagcttcgtcgtcaactgcaacaagaccgcgagtggacgtcaagagcgatggagctTGAGAAGGCGTTAGAgcacaggaacccgcggagagcctacgctctactaaaacagtatagcggcaaaatgaaaagatgttcccatgtcctcaacactgctagtggggtagctgtcggtgaagcaacccttccaatttggaaggaacacttcaagaccttgctgaaccggctagcaccgtga
- a CDS encoding hypothetical protein (NECATOR_CHRIII.G10479.T3), giving the protein MSEKSAADDFFGIEHMSSQFGAEEGERKEGSTAENREVEKAFTGLNLEKVDKQQSGTEFFDRAFFGEFKHERITCEQETNHSVDFFEENFFKKLPSESKIAVPFTKKVREQHLCEGVTEDHLQLEGRTVPVRTLRNLQEDVTGKKGQEKVVPPLEEYVENEVVGHRSEEVSGLHNIRSMITPIWRMNDEELVDFMTKRIIYKDDNIIAFDKPYGMAYSVKSLDKYQSGVVVFAMNSLVKSELKGSVSSGLVEQVSRCIVRGELSDSPLKITIPLIKAMKERDIKMMPLVTNKAVGEIFYVESECRTIKGNQYVSSVEVITHKEAPHQIRAHLALAGCPLIGDAKYSNSSPRPPRLSHRVLNLLGITDSQSRKIPMYLHLKQIHFPDASKSMKPMRSATRNLTSFFFRVRNINFTSFVFQAFYLHYNCKIWRCTPEVASSIFHLAKRNKDNFEKQIREHYALSVHKDFVLRLFLTKIPVENIDYEWESRMLCLFTKYLELERLVWNLSTLGGACSAMGDYDISFAKRAGIISEKQLQIASELDDRTLLARCHLYVALSVAQQANFIEAKRIVRIIYLWARHTQNEFVKSCCQGVRAKIKSIELFGTHALRSDCNTTTGFIRSLKLFTGLLTQLL; this is encoded by the exons ATGTCAGAGAAATCAGCGGCGGACGATTTCTTTGGCATAGAGCATATGTCTAGTCAGTTCGGAGCTGAGGAAGGAGAG CGGAAGGAAGGGAGCACAGCCGAAAACAGAGAAGTGGAGAAAGCGTTCACAGGACTTAATCTTGAGAAAGTCGATAAGCAGCAATCGGGAACTGAATTTTTCGACCGAGCATTTTTCGGCGAATTCAAGCAT GAACGAATTACCTGTGAGCAAGAAACTAACCATTCAGTTGACTTcttcgaggaaaatttttttaagaaactcCCTTCTGAGAG CAAAATTGCTGTACCGTTTACCAAAAAAGTTCGTGAGCAGCACTTATGTGAAGGTGTAACAGAAGATCACCTACAACTTGAAGGACGAACAGTTCCCGTCAGGACGTTACGTAATCTACAGGAAGACGTGACTGGGAAGAAAGGACAAGAAAAAGTCGTACCACCGTTAGAAGAATAcgttgaa AATGAAGTTGTTGGACACCGCTCTGAAGAGGTATCTGGTTTACACAATATTCGATCAATGATTACCCCTATTTGGAGAATGAATGACGAGGAGTTAGTGGATTTCAtgacaaaaagaataatttataAAGATG ATAACATAATTGCATTTGATAAACCGTATGGAATGGCTTATTCAG TGAAATCACTGGATAAATATCAATCTGGCGTTGTTGTATTTGCTAT GAACTCATTAGTGAAATCGGAGCTGAAAGGAAGTGTGAGTAGTGGATTGGTAGAACAAGTAAGCAG GTGTATTGTTCGTGGAGAACTTAGTGACTCACCATTGAAAATAACAATTCCTCTAATCAAAGCTATGAAGGAAAGGGACATAAAG ATGATGCCTTTGGTTACAAATAAGGCtgttggagaaattttctacgttGAGTCAGAGTGCCGCACCATAAAAGGAAACCAATACGTTTCTAGCGTCGAAGTAATCACACATAAAG AAGCTCCTCATCAAATACGTGCCCACCTGGCATTAGCAGGGTGTCCTCTTATTGGAGATGCCAAGTATAGTAACTCTTCACCTCGACCGCCCAG ATTATCTCATCGTGTGCTTAATCTGTTGGGGATCACAGATTCACAAAGTCGCAAAATCCCTATGTATCTCCATTTGAAGCAG ATTCACTTTCCGGACGCTTCAAAGTCAATGAAGCCCATGCG AAGTGCCACAAGAAACCTAACGAGCTTCTTCTTCCGTGTACGGAACAtcaatttcacttcatttgttttccaggctttttatttacattacaaTTGCAAAAT ATGGAGGTGTACGCCAGAAGTGGCAAGTTCTATATTCCACTTAGCTAAACGTAACAAGGACAACTTTGAGAAGCAAATTAGAGAACACTATGCATTGAGTGTGCATAAG GATTTTGTGCTGAGACTGTTTCTGACGAAGATCCCTGTTGAGAACATTGACTATGAATG GGAGTCGAGAATGCTGTGCTTGTTTACGAAGTATCTTGAATTAGAACGATTGGTATGGAACTTGTCAACGCTTGGTGGTGCTTGTTCTGCCATGGGAGATTATGACATATCATTT GCCAAACGGGCTGGTATAATCTCAGAGAAGCAATTGCAAATTGCGTCAGAGTTGGATGACCGCACTCTGCTGGCTAGATGCCACCTTTATGTTGCTCTTAGTGTCGCTCAACAGGCCAATTTTattgaagcaaaaagaatTGTTAG gattatttatttatgggCACGCCACACTCAGAATGAGTTCGTTAAATCTTGCTGCCAAGGAGTGCGAGCTAAAATCAAGTCGATTGAGTTGTTTGGTACACACGCTCTCCGAAGTGACTGTAATACT ACAACCGGGTTCATTAGGTCACTCAAGCTCTTTACGGGTTTGTTGACACAACTGTTGTGA
- a CDS encoding hypothetical protein (NECATOR_CHRIII.G10479.T2), with product MYVDIPTCSSTSGSRLTLLRWRCTPEVASSIFHLAKRNKDNFEKQIREHYALSVHKDFVLRLFLTKIPVENIDYEWESRMLCLFTKYLELERLVWNLSTLGGACSAMGDYDISFAKRAGIISEKQLQIASELDDRTLLARCHLYVALSVAQQANFIEAKRIVRIIYLWARHTQNEFVKSCCQGVRAKIKSIELFGTHALRSDCNTVSKKEN from the exons ATGTATGTAGACATTCCTACTTGCTCATCCACTTCTGGATCGAGGTTGACATTGTTAAGATGGAGGTGTACGCCAGAAGTGGCAAGTTCTATATTCCACTTAGCTAAACGTAACAAGGACAACTTTGAGAAGCAAATTAGAGAACACTATGCATTGAGTGTGCATAAG GATTTTGTGCTGAGACTGTTTCTGACGAAGATCCCTGTTGAGAACATTGACTATGAATG GGAGTCGAGAATGCTGTGCTTGTTTACGAAGTATCTTGAATTAGAACGATTGGTATGGAACTTGTCAACGCTTGGTGGTGCTTGTTCTGCCATGGGAGATTATGACATATCATTT GCCAAACGGGCTGGTATAATCTCAGAGAAGCAATTGCAAATTGCGTCAGAGTTGGATGACCGCACTCTGCTGGCTAGATGCCACCTTTATGTTGCTCTTAGTGTCGCTCAACAGGCCAATTTTattgaagcaaaaagaatTGTTAG gattatttatttatgggCACGCCACACTCAGAATGAGTTCGTTAAATCTTGCTGCCAAGGAGTGCGAGCTAAAATCAAGTCGATTGAGTTGTTTGGTACACACGCTCTCCGAAGTGACTGTAATACTGTaagcaagaaagaaaactga